The window ATGTTCTTGTTAAAGTCCTTTTTTAGTGTTGTAGTTTTTGTCAGTGTGGGCGGCATTAATTTACACCGCTAAAGCATCATCATATTTAACTTATATTTAGACACCTTAAACGTTGCCATGGCATCTCACCCACAGCAATATGTGAGTGGGTGTGATAATACCTTTAACTTAAAtccatctttctctccctccatttctcttctctctattATCTGGTCCAGAACTGCAACCACAGAGCAGCCAGGTAACTCAGTATGATAATCCCCTCTGGGGACACCTGCCAACCAATCAACCTGCCACTAGTGCTGCAGCTTCAACCAACACCAGTGGCTGGGATCAACTGATCATTGACCAGAAGGACACAAAGGCTTGGCCCTCCATTACCTACAGCCAGAGCCAGTCCCCTCCAGGAGGATGCCTCTTGGACACTGACCCTGGTGCTTTggcaagcagcagcagtagtagtacagtgaGTATGGCCACAGGGGCCAACTTCCCTGCCAACCACCCTAGCAGCAAGGCCAGCTCTGGGCCCAACCCTGCCAATCACTCTGGGGCTGGCATGCTCTCAAGTCAGGCCACAGCCAATCGCAGCTGGGGATCTGGGCCCGGACCcgcccactgcccacctcagtcCTCAATGGGGAGTGACGGGAAGAGTGATGGCCTAGTGGGAGGAGGAGGCAGCAGGGGTTGGGgcacctcctccttgacctccaCTTCTAACTTTAACTTGAATCTGAACCCAAACGCCAACCCGTCTGCCTGGCCTGTGTTGGGGCATGACGGGCCTGGCACAGGGGGAGGCAGCTCAGGGGGAGCCAACTCCAGCTCTCCTTTACAACCCCCACCCAACCTCTGTAACCCACCTGGCGCCTCATCAGCTCAGGCCAATGTTGGCCCTGGAGCCAATGCCAGCGGGAACCCCTTGGGGGGTGGCAGCGCCTGGGGTAACATCATGTCTTCAGACCCTTCAGAGCCACGTCACTCCCCATCCACGAATGTGTCTTTCAGTTCCGAACCTCAGAACCTTAACACTGACGGACCAAATCACACTAACAAGCAGGATTCCCCCAGCCCCATCCATAGCCTGTCCGGCTGGGGCAGTGCCTCTGTGGGCTTAGGCTCCATCGGTCCGCATCCACCTGGGACCCCACAGGTCAATGGAGAAGATGGCAGCTCAGTCTGGGGTAGCAACGGAGATTCAAAGGCAACCTCATGCAAggatgtgtctggctgggactcTGGTTCTGGCTGGGGCCATGGGAGTGGTGGAACAGGGAGCTCTGGAGGCTGGGGTGATCAGTCCAGTGGCGACTGGGGGAAGCAGCAAACTACAGAGGCTCAGGGAAGCTGGGAAACCCCCAGTTCTCCTCCCCAGGATCAGCAGGCCAGTTGTTGGAACAGAGCTCTGAGCACAGCTGGTGCCAGCGAGGGAAGCAGTGACAGCATGGATGGACGCCCCAACCAAAGGGGCCGCTCATCCAGGGATGATCCAGCCCCTCCGCTCCCCGCCCCGGACCTGGACCCCAGGGTACTGTGTAACACTGGCTGGGGTCAGACCCCAGTCCGCCAGCATACTTCCTGGGACATGGATGAGACCAACCGAAAGAATGATGTAGGCACTGACTCCTGGAGCTCTGGCCCCACTATCTCCAGCGACCCTTCAGGGCCCCCTAACACTAACACGGGCCCAACTCAGAGGAACGAGTCTGGGAGCAAAAATGACGGCCCTGGTTCTCAGGGAGCCCCAGGCTGGGGAGGAAGTATAGCTGCTACCAACCAGCCCAGTGCTGGCTGGGGAGAGCCACCCAACAGCAAGAAGACCTCCAGTGGCCCTGGGGGCTGGGGAAATCCCCAACCAGGGGGTCCCCTTTCTAACATACCCAAGAATGGTGGTCAATCCTGGGGAGAGGAGAAATCGCCAGGATGGGATGACCTTCCCAACAAGGCCAAGTCCCAGGGCTGGGGAGACCAACCCAAAGCCTCCCATGGCTGGGGCAATGGTGGAGGGAGCAGTGGTggaggagactggggggaatcatTAGATGGCAAGAAAAGCAGTCCCACCAACCCTGGCTGGGAAGGAGAGGCGGGAGGATGGAAGGAGACCCCCCGAGGCTGGGGAAAACCTGCCACTGGACCCGGGGTATCTGGAGCTGGAGCAGGTGGTGGTTGGGGAGAGCCAGTCAGCCAGCGCCCCAGCGGCCCTGCCCAGGGCTGGGGAAGCAAGCCCCAGGATGGGCCCAGCAgtagtggaggaggaggtggtatgGGTTCATGGAGTGGCTCAGGCTCAGTGAAGCCAGGTGGAGGTTGGGTTGGGAGTAAGCAAGAGTCCTCAGGAGAGCCCACTGGTTGGGAGGAGCCCTCCCCACCTTCTATCCGACGCAAGATGGAAATAGATGATGGTACCTCAGCCTGGGGAGACCCTGGCACCTACAACAAGACAGTCAACTTGTGGGACAGGAACAACCCAGGGATGCCCCAGGGTAAAGCAAGCCCTGTTGGAGGCAATAACCCCCCAGGCCCCAGCAACAACCATCTCTACTCCCACTCTCACCCCTATCATGGTCCACCTCCACCCCTCCAAGGTCATGGCCACAACCCCCAGAATCCAGGCCCGAGCAGTGGGCCCATGGACCCGGCTGTACCCCACCAGTCTGGACCACCTCACAATAGAGCTCCCCTCATGGCTCAAGGTAAAGTAGCTGCACTCAGTAATGGTCATCACTACATTTGAATTTCAAGACCTAAAACCAGATAGGCTGTTTTTGGAATTTAATTTAAAACGACTAAAATCCAACAAGGTAGAGAGACTTGGTTATCACATGTTTCATCTGTCTATCCAAAATAAAAAGGAAGGGTCTTAAACATCAGCTGTATCGTATCGAGTGCTGTCTAGGTAATTAGTGCAATGCAGTGTTAAGCTCCAAGTTGATGATCCACTTAACGTTAAAATCTTGACCTTGTTTGCCCTCCTTTGATTTGCATCTAATTGAATAACCAAATGACTTGAGTGGTGCCATCCCTACACACGGCTCCTCGAATTTCAAAACACTCAGGCTGTGTGTTGGTAACCCAGGCAACCTCACATGGGTTCCCAGAGGAAGCCCAAGAATGCTGTTTACAAAGCGCCTCGTGAAAATAGCGATTCACCACAAACCGTTTGAGCCGGAGCGGAAGTGTGTGATTACACGGGAGCCACCATCTGTCAGTAgttagagggaggaggaggagactgcAGGGAGCAGAGAAGGGTCAGACGCCCCCTGCTGTCTCTCACCTGTCTCTGCACAGTGGCACCACATCACACATGTTCTCAGTGTGGCGTTTAGATAGCAGCCCTTTTAGCTGACTGGGATGTTCTGTGttacaaacagacacagacatagactgCTCCAAAAACAGGAAATCAGGAAAATGAGCAGATCAGAGTTAAATTTCTTGGCTGCATATTTATTTTGTTGTCCTTGGATATCTTTGGGGCTAAACCAGTCAGAATAGCATTGTTAACTGTGATCTGGTTGCGGCCTTTAAGACTTGACCTCTCCCAGGAGAGGGTATTCAATAGGGCCTGGCACAAACTTAGTACGGCACAGGCTTAGAGATGGATTGCCTTCTCATGCCAAGATTCACCAGGTTGGGCCAAATCGCAAATGGGCGTCCTCTCCCTCTGACTTCCACTCTGTCATGTTAAGTCCAGGCTTCTCTCTCCCTGCAAGACTGGCAATTAACACTTCAAAATGGCTTAAAGGCTGCTCTACTGGATATGTCTTGACCTGGATTACTGCATCAATTTAAATCAACCAAATAATCTAGAAAGTTAATCGAATTAAGTTAGAAATAATATAAAGTTGACACAAATGCAAGGTAAATGGTACCTTTTtgtagattaagtgttgaattgtagatctcactcactcactcacacaaagcCTTATAGATGTTTGCCAGTTTATTTCTTGATGATGGGTTAAAGCTGCATCCTGTTTTAGATATATGCTGTTGCTAGTCCGAAAGAGTTTGATAGGGGCATGTACTAACTGGTTGCTGTCTTAATGTCTTCTTTAGGCTGGGGAGAACTACCCAGCTCCCATGCCAAATCAGAGGGCTCCTGGGGGGAACCTGCACCCCCTCCAGTCAGCGTGGACAATGGGACGTCTGCCTGGGGAAAGCCCAGTGGAGGCTGGGGGGATAATGGGTCCGACGGCTATGGCAGGGGCAACCCACCCGTGGGATCTGCATCCTGCAAACCTGGTAGGGTAGCCTAACCTTGAATTTTTTTGGAGGTAGAGAGATAAATGGTTTTCCATTTGTTTTCAGCTTTGAGGAACAAAGATGCTTCATCTGTGTTGCACCACGAAACAAGATCAATACTCATTTCCTAAAATGTCAAGGGCATGGAAGAAACAAGGGCAGTTTGATAAACAAAGCCACGCTGGCCCCTAGTGGCAGTCAAATTAAACTACATTCACTTTCCATATCAGCTTTCTTACTTTTCCTGAGCCTGAAGGTCCCTGTCAGGACCAAAAATTGACATGACTCATCCTAGATATTTTTAGCTAACATTTTGTCTCTGTCCAGCCCCTAAACCTATGCAAGAcagctggggaggtggaggtgaaGACCTGGTTCTGTCTGGAAGCCAGTGGGATGCTGATGAGGGAGACATGTGGAACAATGCTGCCCCCCAGGAGAGCAATTCTTCTTGTAACTCCTGGGCCAATGCACCTAAGAAGGGCCCACCGAAGGTGGGGCTGCCCAGTCCTTGTGATCTACTTAACTTAGCGGTCCCTTGGCATGCTGTTCTTTACCACAAAATCCCCTACCAATCTGTTGTTAGATGTTTCACAATAGCTTTTTTACCTTATATATTGATTAAGTGTGGCAATAATCATATCCTATCTTCTCTTTCACTCTAGGGGAAGGTTCCAGGGAAGCAGGAGGACACCTGGATTATGAATCGCCTCATCAAGCAGCTGACAGATATGGGTTTCCCTGTAAGTTGAAGCAACTGTTGACGAGCACCTTTTTGTTTTTAGTAACTAACAGTGTCATTTTTCATCTTTAAAGAAGTATTTCTATGGACTGTTTTACCATTCGACTGCTTACTTTTTCACCATGTTGCGTATTCAGAGGGATCCGGCGGAGGAGGCTCTGAAGAGCAATAATATGAACCTAGACCAGGCCATGAGTGCCCTGCTGGAGaagaagacagagatggacaagCGGGGGATGGGAATGACTGGCCACGAGTACAACAATGGTCTCATCAACAAGCCTATGGGCTGTCCCCGGCCTCCGCTCCTCTCCAAAGACCCCTCAACAGACCCCCGCTCACCCTTCATGGATAAGGTTAGCCAGCCATTCATGAAGAAAAAGGAGCAAAATCTGTATGCAGGATGAAGGCTTTAGATGGAGGATTTGATGTGGATGGTTTGCTTCTCACATCCATCAGCTGTTGTACTGGCAAGTCAAAGGTGCCACTGGGGATTTTGGGCCCTGTGAAGAGATACCACATTGATGAATAAAAAGCGATTAACCTTGTGTTCTAATATTCTTAGAGGGCCACTGTCAGTCAgtatcccaccaccaccaccttcaccCCCAGCCGCTAAATGGAACTGACACATTGGCATAATGGCATTAATGTAGGGACGGGTAATAATTCAATAAAATCGGTTActgtctttcaatggtattgtatcaaGAGGAAATTCAGATATATTCGTATTGTGAGACACAGTTTTATATTCTAAACTAATAAGAATCTGTTAACATAAATGTCTCACCATGTAAAGTCTGAAATGGTCGAGGGGCTATTATGTGAAAAGTAGTTTTGGTTTAATATACTTTATACTACCAAACGGTTCCAATATGATGAACTTCAGTTGGATTCTTGGATATGCTATTTTTTGCTTATGTAAGCAGAAATTATGACATATATCCGTATCTTGTAAAATTCCCTATAATCAATTGTATtgatactaatgataataataatgataaatgctACTTTTGTTTGTTTGGATGATGAAGTCCTCTGGTCTTCCTGCGGCGTATTCTCTGTCCTCCAGATGCAGAGTGGAATGTTTGGCAGCAGTGGAGCAGCACAAGCCCGggccatgcagcagcagcagcctcctcCTCAGCCACCAGTGCCACCTCTTGGCTCCTCCCAGCCTAGTCTTCGCGCTCAAGTGCCTCAGTTTCTCTCCCCTCAGGTATATGAGCGAAGTCACTCAGGCCTTACTTAGTGACGGACTCATTTAGGCCATGTTGGGAAAGcaattttaacatgttcaatgcTTTCTAATGCCATATTTTGTATAGATGACAATGGTGTTTGTTATTTTTGCGTTGTCTTTGGCAGTGTGACCCCTGAGATTTGTCCATTGATAAAGTTGGCTCGTTTTTTTGTATGTGAAAAGATTTCATAAACTTAGATTCCTTGTCCTTATGTAAGTAAACGCTCTATGGCCAAACTCGACATGTGCTTACTTATAACTTAGTTGCTTACTCAGTTAAAGAGTAGTTAGCCCTTTTCTTTTCATCAACTGAAACAGGCTTTTTTGACTCTGCAGGTTCAAGCACAGCTCTTACAGTTTGCAGCAAAAAACATCGGTCTGAATCCTGCACTTTTAACCTCACCAATAAACCCTCAGCATATGACCCTCCTGAACCAACTCTACCAGCTGCAACTGGTGAGCCTTTCTTGTTTTCATCTTCTGACAGACACACTCAGAGAACACCGAAACACGCCTGGGTGACAAGTACGCTAGTGTCCCAACACCTGGGGTCTTAGTTTGAATCCCGGTATTGCCTCACTTTGGCATTGCAGTGAGTGCAATTGACAATGCTCTTGGGTGGGGAACCATTGCAACTAGTGACTCCTGCAGGTGGTGGGGCACCTATACAGTTGTGGGTGGATCTCAGGGAAATAACATGGGCCTCATGTTACTCATGTTACCTTCCCTTGGAGAAATGTgcagctggcaggtgaaaagaagctgttaGTTGGCTCAgtgtgtattggaggaagcacatGGTAGTGTCTACCTTCCTCAAGGAGTTGTGCAATGGTGCAACCCAGGAGAACAAGAATTGGACATggcaaatcggggggggggggggaataaaggaCAAAAAAAGAACAGCGAAACACAGTCCTACTGTTTCCAAGTCACAAGTTCCTGTCAGAGTGAAATATATTTACTAATGGATATGTTGGTCCGCAGGCATACCAGCGTTTACAGATTCAGCAGCAGATGCTGCAGGCGCAGCGCAATGTTTCTGGCCCTATTCGACAACAAGAGCAGCAAGTGAGTGTCCCTCTTGTCCTCTGGAGTGTCTTCATCGTCCACTGTGCTCTTTTTTGTCACGCTGATCTCTGAGCGACGCATAGTCTCCATGAGTCATTTCATTAATCAACCGGTCAAATATTTCATACAGTACGTCTCATACACAAAAaggcaatgtgctttacataagaaCAATTCAAAAGTCGTAAAAAAAAAGGCAACTTTTATCTGTACATTGGATATACACAGGATCAACTATACTAATGGATGGGAAAGAGAAAGTAAATGTGGAACCAAGCAAGGGCCTTTGATTATTTCAATAATTTCTGACAAATTCCTGCTTGTGTTTTGTAATCATGTCCCCACTGTAACGTCCCGTCCTCCCAGGTTGCACGTACAATCAATAACATGCAGCAACAGATCCAACAGCACCAGCGTCAGCTGGCGCAGGCCCTGCTGAtgaagcagcaacaacaacagccccccccctcccatgctGGCCTGCACCCTGGCTCGGCCAAATCAGCCCTGGACTCCTTTCCAGGCCACCCCCAGGTTCCAATCCTCCCTGACCTGCAGACCAAAGAGCCGCAGTCTTCTTCCAATGCCTACAGCCCCTACCCTCTCTGTGAGTGTTATCAACTGAACAATTTGCATGACAGGAAGAGAAACGTCAAAAAAAATAACAAGATACTGATCGTTAGTAAAGTCACTGTTTGTGATATGAAAGTAAGGTAGAACCTGTTTTCTCAACAAAAGATGAAACGGCAGCTGTGCTCTTTACCTTGTTGGTTCTGTTGTAACCGCTGTTTGCTGTGTCTGTATCCTAAGCTGGACTAAATGCAAACATGAATGTAAATTGCATGGAGGTTGGGAGCCTGTCCATAAAGGAACCCCCCCAGGCCCAGTCACGGCTGTCCCAGTGGACACACCCCAACTCCATGGACAGCCTTTCCGGGAGCTCCTCTCCTCTGGAGCCCAGTTTGGGCAAGCATGGTGAGAAAGGAAACGTAAACTGGGGAAATGAAGACAAAGTGCGGCAGTAGTCaagatgttttatgtttttgtagTCACTGCaaagtgtgtgtttagtttgtctTTTTGCCTGCTGTAATTAACTGATAGTGTAACAGTCATCTCTTTTCCGGTTAAGCCTTCATACATTAGAAACTGTAAGCCTTTGTTTGATAGGTTCTAAATCTCACTGATTGTTTTTGCGTCTCCCAGGTGCCAACCTGGGTCCCCCAGGTAAGCTGTCCCAGCTGGAGGACTCGTATAGCCCCTACAACCTAATGTCCAGCTCTGAGTCCCCATCCAGCCCCCTGGTGCCACCAGACAGCTGGGGCCAAGGCAAGAGTAGCAATGAT of the Lampris incognitus isolate fLamInc1 unplaced genomic scaffold, fLamInc1.hap2 scaffold_538, whole genome shotgun sequence genome contains:
- the LOC130133955 gene encoding trinucleotide repeat-containing gene 6C protein-like, encoding MVGRHLSTELQPQSSQVTQYDNPLWGHLPTNQPATSAAASTNTSGWDQLIIDQKDTKAWPSITYSQSQSPPGGCLLDTDPGALASSSSSSTVSMATGANFPANHPSSKASSGPNPANHSGAGMLSSQATANRSWGSGPGPAHCPPQSSMGSDGKSDGLVGGGGSRGWGTSSLTSTSNFNLNLNPNANPSAWPVLGHDGPGTGGGSSGGANSSSPLQPPPNLCNPPGASSAQANVGPGANASGNPLGGGSAWGNIMSSDPSEPRHSPSTNVSFSSEPQNLNTDGPNHTNKQDSPSPIHSLSGWGSASVGLGSIGPHPPGTPQVNGEDGSSVWGSNGDSKATSCKDVSGWDSGSGWGHGSGGTGSSGGWGDQSSGDWGKQQTTEAQGSWETPSSPPQDQQASCWNRALSTAGASEGSSDSMDGRPNQRGRSSRDDPAPPLPAPDLDPRVLCNTGWGQTPVRQHTSWDMDETNRKNDVGTDSWSSGPTISSDPSGPPNTNTGPTQRNESGSKNDGPGSQGAPGWGGSIAATNQPSAGWGEPPNSKKTSSGPGGWGNPQPGGPLSNIPKNGGQSWGEEKSPGWDDLPNKAKSQGWGDQPKASHGWGNGGGSSGGGDWGESLDGKKSSPTNPGWEGEAGGWKETPRGWGKPATGPGVSGAGAGGGWGEPVSQRPSGPAQGWGSKPQDGPSSSGGGGGMGSWSGSGSVKPGGGWVGSKQESSGEPTGWEEPSPPSIRRKMEIDDGTSAWGDPGTYNKTVNLWDRNNPGMPQGKASPVGGNNPPGPSNNHLYSHSHPYHGPPPPLQGHGHNPQNPGPSSGPMDPAVPHQSGPPHNRAPLMAQGWGELPSSHAKSEGSWGEPAPPPVSVDNGTSAWGKPSGGWGDNGSDGYGRGNPPVGSASCKPAPKPMQDSWGGGGEDLVLSGSQWDADEGDMWNNAAPQESNSSCNSWANAPKKGPPKGKVPGKQEDTWIMNRLIKQLTDMGFPRDPAEEALKSNNMNLDQAMSALLEKKTEMDKRGMGMTGHEYNNGLINKPMGCPRPPLLSKDPSTDPRSPFMDKMQSGMFGSSGAAQARAMQQQQPPPQPPVPPLGSSQPSLRAQVPQFLSPQVQAQLLQFAAKNIGLNPALLTSPINPQHMTLLNQLYQLQLAYQRLQIQQQMLQAQRNVSGPIRQQEQQVARTINNMQQQIQQHQRQLAQALLMKQQQQQPPPSHAGLHPGSAKSALDSFPGHPQVPILPDLQTKEPQSSSNAYSPYPLSGLNANMNVNCMEVGSLSIKEPPQAQSRLSQWTHPNSMDSLSGSSSPLEPSLGKHGANLGPPGKLSQLEDSYSPYNLMSSSESPSSPLVPPDSWGQGKSSNDKMANGTNINWPPEFCPGVPWKGLQNIDPETDPNVTPGSVPSGPTINTNIQDVNRYLLRDRSGGSSPTSSQNEALPPSSDWPVSAYSSSFSLSSPETDDAGKLSEMKSTWSPGPISHSQASLSHELWKVPQGPRSSTTAPSRPPPGLTNAKPSSTWGGNSLGLAQGWSSSYTSAGTTWSTDSSTRTSSWLVLRNLTPQIDGSTLRTLCMQHGPLITFHLNLTQGNAVVRYSSKDEAAKAQKSLHMCVLGNTTILAEFAGEEEVNRFFAQGQSLGGTTSWQANPGTNQTRMGGSGPGASHPISHSAHWNNNNSSSNSGGSGGGLSAGGAKTGGDLLWGGVQQYSSLWGPPNTEEGQVMGSPTPINTLLPGDLLSGESM